Below is a genomic region from Parageobacillus toebii NBRC 107807.
CCACGTTCGTGCCAACATAGCGGTAGCGGCTTGCCACCTCGCCGAAGTAGGCTTTTTCCACCGGCTCAAGCGGATGCATTTGCTGCAGGCGTTCATACATTTCTTTTTTCGTTACCACATGGGAAAAATCCCAGCCGTTTGTCGTGCCGACGTCCATATATTCAATAAAGCGGAGGGTAATGCCTCGTTCTTTAAAATAGTTCGCCATCGGAATGATTTGCGAGTCGTTCATTCCCTTTTTGACGACCATGTTCACTTTGACGCCAAGCCCTGCTTCCCGCGCTGCTTCAATCCCTTTTAACACCGGTTTGACCCCGACGCCAACCCCGTTCATCTTTTTAAATACTTCGTCATCTAACGCGTCCAGGCTGACATTGACGCGCTTGAGCCCCGCTTCTTTCAAACGTTTTGCCCATTTCACTAAATGAATCCCATTCGTAGTAAGAGCGATATCGCGAATGCCGGAAATGTGCGCCAGCCGTTCTACTAATAAGTCTAAGTCGCGTCTTAACAGCGGTTCTCCCCCGGTGATGCGAATTTTTTCCACCCCAAGTTCCGCAAAACTTTCCGCAAGCAGCACCATTTCCTCGATCGTTAATAATTCGTCTTCACGCAAAAAACGGAAATTCGGTCCGAATATTTCTGCCGGCATGCAATATACGCATCGGAAATTGCACTGGTCTATTACTGAAATGCGCAAATCGCGAAGCGGACGGTTCCACTGGTCGGCAATCACCGATTGACCTTTTCCCATACCGCCTCCTCCTTTCATTCAATTGGACTTAAAGATTCTCGCACATATAAGAAAAACAACGACATCATCATCATGGCCACCCATGCCCACACTAAATTCATTTCTCCCGTTTCATTGACACATAATGGCCGTCGGAATCGTTTGTGTCTTTCCTGGAATATTTCCCGCAAACATCAAATGTAGCGCCGAATTCGCCAAGCTGAGGGAAAATGCAATATGATCGACGCATGAAACCTCGATAACCAAAATTCAATCGGTTAAAAATCTCTTTCAACAAAACTATGACATTTTCCTGTTTGCTATAGAAAATAAGAGATAATGTTACGACGTTACTCACATTGTAACCCATGATGATGTTGCAAAACTAGTGTAAAAAATCGAAGTTATTTATATGGATGCAACATTATCACTGAAATCCGCACCATCTTGGCTGTTTCAGTTCGTCATTCTTTAATGACCCTGTTAAAAATAAATGTTGATTTTCGCGCCGTTCAGTTCCTTAAGGAGAAAAAGAAGTGAAACTGAGAAGAAGATCTTCGTATCATTGATCGCCAATTCGCAAAAGGAAAGGTGAGTCATGCGGTTTTTATAACCTTATAACAGCTGATGCAAGTAAGATGAAAGTGATGAAAACAACTTCTTTCATTTTATTAAAACTTATTAAAACTCCTTCCTTTGTTTGAAAAGGAAGGAATTTTTATGCAAAGACGTGTAGAAGGGCGCGGCATGAAGTGGAGCATACGAAGTATCAAGTGATTCGCTGACAGATTATGGAATCCTGATGACTTATAACTTTTCATATGTTCCTGTTTATTTTACTGGTATCCAGATTTCGGAATAAAAATCAGGGCTCAAGGGATTTTCGTCTGTATATACTTCTAATGCTGGTGTGCCTGCATGCTCATAACTACTGGATGGAAGCTATTCTGAAAAAATTTGGTTCCATGCCTTCTGCATAGCATCTGGCATTGGCCCATGAACTTCAAATACAACCCATTTAGATGCGGGCACTTCAAATTTCAATAATCCGTCGGGGGTGTCACCATCATATTCTGTGGCTACCCAATAATCCATTACTTGCTTCGACTGTGTACCGCTATTAGTGACACATACCCCCAGCACACCTTTAATTTGACCATTGTTCAACTTCAATAATAAACCGACTGTTCCATCCTCATTAACTTCATCCCACAGTTTTGGAATACCTACAAGATTCTCCCCATTAACTAATGAAAATTCTCGCTTGATTCCTACTACTTGAAAACTATCTCTTTCAATAACTTTGTATTTCATTGGTTCTGCTCCTTTAAGGATGTTTTTTTCATCAGGCTCTTTTTTTCTTTAAAAGTAAGTGAGAAAAATCTTACCACGCTCCGAATTATCTTCTGTTTTTTTATGAAATTCCATAAAAAACAAAAGATAATTCTTATTATGTTGCATTCGTCTACGTTTAGCCAATTCTCCAGCAAGTAAGTTTTCTGATCCTCTGCCATCCCAATTCCTAAACATAACAAATCATTTATAGTCATTAGTCTCTACTATACATTTATCTATAGTCATTAATCTCTACCGTACATTTTTACTAGAGAGACAAGAGTACATATTAGCGAAATTAGGTCTATTATCCAAGCCCTTTCTGATAGGGATGAATATAAATGTGGTAAATCCGATTGATAGGGTTAAATGGCTCAGACCCTTAAAAAACAGGGAGGAAGAATTATGAGTTTTGAAATTAAAATGACAATTTTCGTGTTCATCATGACGATGCTCGTCATCTTTTGGAGGCCAAGAGGCTTAAACGAAGCATGGCCGGCGTCGATTGGCGCGGGGATTATTCTACTAACAGGCATTGTATCCCGCAGTGATATTTTGGATATTATCCATAAAATCGCCGGCGCCTCGATTACCATTATCGCAACGATTGTCATGGCCGTCATATTAGAAAGTTTCGGTTTTTTCCACTGGGCAGCGGCACGGCTTGCCAGTTTGGCCAAGGGTTCGGGCTATCGTCTATATTGGTACATTCAGCTGTTATGTTTTTTGATGACCCTTTTATTCAATAACGATGGCAGCATCCTGATTACGACCCCGATTTTAATTTTACTCCTAAAAAACCTCCGGCTAAAACCGCGTGAGCAGATCCCGTATCTCTTAAGCGGAGCGCTGATCGCAACAGCTTCCAGCGCGCCGATTGGAGTAAGCAATATCGTTAATCTAATCGCATTGAAAATTGTGGATATGACGCTTTATATGCACACGGCCATGATGTTTGTGCCGGCAACGTTAGGGTTGTTGTTTATGTCTTGTCTGATGTACGTAGTAGTAAAGAATAAATTGCCAAAAACATTGCCAAATTTCTCTGATGATATAGAGGGAATCTTTTTTACTAAACATTTTCATCCATTGAAGAACACCATTTCCGTGGAAACGAAACGCAAACGCACCCAATTTATGTTGAAGGTCTTGCTGTTTGTCTTTGTGGTTCGCTGCCTGCTCTTTGTCGCTTCTTATTTCTCTATTCCCATTGAAATCGTTGCGGTGCTTGGATCATTCATCCTGCTGGTGTGGAGATGGTATCATTTGCGCACCAATTCCGTTGACATCTTGAAAAAGACTCCTTGGCACATTCTTATTTTTGCCTTCTCTATGTATGTCATTATTTACGGGCTCCATAACGCGGGGCTGACAGCGATGCTGGTGAAAATATGTGAACCGATTGTAAACCAGGGATTGTTCTACGCGAGCTTTATCATGGGGGGATTAGTGTCCGTTCTATCCAACTTCTTTAATAATCACCCCGCTTTAATGATCGGAACCATCACCTTGACGGAAATGGGATTGGATCCTATTACATTAAAGACGATCTATCTTGCCAACATTATTGGCAGTGACATGGGATCGTTGTTATTGCCGATTGGAACGCTTGCCTCCCTGATTTGGATGCACATCCTAAAACAAAATAAGATAAAAGTAACATGGAAAGATTATTTAAGCGTCTCGTTGATTGTCATACCATTCACAACCGTTGTCACATTGTTTTTACTATTCTATTGGGTGCAAATGGTTTTTGCCTAATGAAAACTAAATACCATATTCACGTTTACTTAAAGAAACTTACCAC
It encodes:
- a CDS encoding GyrI-like domain-containing protein, producing MKYKVIERDSFQVVGIKREFSLVNGENLVGIPKLWDEVNEDGTVGLLLKLNNGQIKGVLGVCVTNSGTQSKQVMDYWVATEYDGDTPDGLLKFEVPASKWVVFEVHGPMPDAMQKAWNQIFSE
- a CDS encoding arsenic transporter — protein: MSFEIKMTIFVFIMTMLVIFWRPRGLNEAWPASIGAGIILLTGIVSRSDILDIIHKIAGASITIIATIVMAVILESFGFFHWAAARLASLAKGSGYRLYWYIQLLCFLMTLLFNNDGSILITTPILILLLKNLRLKPREQIPYLLSGALIATASSAPIGVSNIVNLIALKIVDMTLYMHTAMMFVPATLGLLFMSCLMYVVVKNKLPKTLPNFSDDIEGIFFTKHFHPLKNTISVETKRKRTQFMLKVLLFVFVVRCLLFVASYFSIPIEIVAVLGSFILLVWRWYHLRTNSVDILKKTPWHILIFAFSMYVIIYGLHNAGLTAMLVKICEPIVNQGLFYASFIMGGLVSVLSNFFNNHPALMIGTITLTEMGLDPITLKTIYLANIIGSDMGSLLLPIGTLASLIWMHILKQNKIKVTWKDYLSVSLIVIPFTTVVTLFLLFYWVQMVFA
- the moaA gene encoding GTP 3',8-cyclase MoaA; translated protein: MGKGQSVIADQWNRPLRDLRISVIDQCNFRCVYCMPAEIFGPNFRFLREDELLTIEEMVLLAESFAELGVEKIRITGGEPLLRRDLDLLVERLAHISGIRDIALTTNGIHLVKWAKRLKEAGLKRVNVSLDALDDEVFKKMNGVGVGVKPVLKGIEAAREAGLGVKVNMVVKKGMNDSQIIPMANYFKERGITLRFIEYMDVGTTNGWDFSHVVTKKEMYERLQQMHPLEPVEKAYFGEVASRYRYVGTNVEVGFITSVTESFCQSCTRARISADGTLYTCLFAASGVSLKEKLRSGADKEEIKKMIASTWNMRTDRYSDERTEQTAKTRNKIEMSYIGG